The following are from one region of the Methanomicrobia archaeon genome:
- a CDS encoding PIN domain-containing protein, with protein sequence MRILIDTNVFVYGESNEIVRSDVAKLHSIAMEHDIKLLVHRASLEDIRRDSNEHRRIVHESKFEKYPILDDLRNPDDNFMHVVGEAQRHQDEIDNKILYSIYRNAASFLVTEDRRLHKKALKLGLDQRVLTVSQIVGYLLKQVERYFPEHLRLEHLAIHNLDLRSEFFDSIREDYPDFDDWFIEKSREGRMCWCWRSTKKKLNALLIYTEKNKQLLRGFPEKALKICTFVK encoded by the coding sequence TTGAGGATCCTAATTGATACAAATGTCTTCGTATACGGAGAATCCAACGAAATAGTTCGATCGGATGTAGCGAAGCTCCATTCTATTGCCATGGAGCATGACATAAAACTGCTGGTACATCGTGCGTCACTTGAAGATATTAGGAGGGATTCAAACGAGCACAGAAGAATTGTTCACGAGTCGAAATTTGAAAAATATCCAATTCTCGATGATCTTAGGAATCCAGACGACAATTTCATGCACGTAGTTGGTGAGGCCCAGAGGCATCAAGATGAAATCGATAATAAGATACTCTATTCCATCTACAGGAATGCCGCCAGCTTTCTTGTCACTGAAGATCGGAGGCTCCACAAAAAGGCCCTAAAGTTAGGCTTGGATCAGAGAGTTCTTACAGTATCCCAGATTGTGGGGTATTTACTAAAGCAAGTTGAAAGGTACTTTCCCGAGCATCTTCGATTGGAACATTTGGCAATCCATAATTTGGACCTACGATCGGAGTTTTTTGATAGTATCCGGGAGGATTATCCTGATTTTGATGATTGGTTTATTGAGAAGAGCAGAGAGGGACGAATGTGCTGGTGTTGGAGGAGCACCAAAAAGAAGCTGAACGCTCTGCTCATTTACACAGAGAAGAATAAGCAACTATTGAGGGGATTTCCTGAGAAAGCGTTAAAGATTTGTACTTTTGTTAAGTAA
- a CDS encoding tryptophan-rich sensory protein produces the protein MDVKDILKVIASIVVCQLAGMIGSVATSASVQTWYVTLNKPFFTPPNWLFAPVWLTLYTLMGISLFLVWRLDVQDRPVQIALAIFGVQLFLNAFWSIAFFGLRSPLAGLSVILMLWIAIAATILKFLPLSKPAGLLLIPYILWVTIAAALNLAIVLLN, from the coding sequence ATGGACGTGAAAGATATTCTGAAAGTGATCGCAAGCATCGTCGTCTGCCAGCTTGCCGGTATGATTGGATCAGTCGCAACGAGTGCCTCGGTCCAAACCTGGTACGTCACGCTCAATAAGCCCTTTTTCACGCCGCCCAATTGGCTCTTTGCGCCCGTGTGGCTGACGTTGTACACACTCATGGGTATTTCGCTCTTCCTCGTCTGGCGGCTCGACGTTCAGGATCGTCCCGTGCAAATTGCACTTGCGATCTTCGGTGTTCAGCTATTCCTCAACGCTTTCTGGTCGATTGCGTTCTTCGGGCTCAGATCACCGCTTGCCGGGCTTAGTGTCATTCTGATGCTCTGGATTGCGATCGCAGCGACCATCTTAAAATTCTTGCCACTCTCGAAACCTGCAGGATTACTCCTCATCCCCTATATCCTTTGGGTGACCATTGCCGCTGCGTTGAACCTCGCCATTGTGCTCTTGAATTGA
- a CDS encoding YkgJ family cysteine cluster protein: MKSRSHTKHFLRSGIPCVTHRCVRCCIETSMPLSVFDVTKIVKRGYDPSDFTIKADGGRQLKNLAGRCVFLSADGCRIYQYRPEGCQLYPLIYDETRRKAVMDHLCPYAAEFDVTKEDITKLKHLLRRLGM, from the coding sequence ATGAAGAGCCGCAGCCATACTAAGCACTTCCTGAGAAGCGGGATTCCCTGTGTGACCCATAGATGCGTACGGTGCTGCATCGAAACGAGCATGCCGCTTTCGGTCTTTGACGTAACGAAGATCGTGAAGCGGGGCTATGATCCGAGCGATTTTACGATTAAAGCCGACGGGGGACGGCAGCTCAAGAACCTTGCAGGACGATGCGTCTTCCTCTCAGCGGACGGTTGCAGGATATATCAGTATAGACCAGAAGGCTGCCAGTTATACCCGTTAATTTACGATGAAACGCGCCGTAAAGCTGTAATGGACCATCTCTGTCCCTACGCCGCTGAATTTGACGTTACGAAGGAGGATATCACAAAACTGAAGCACCTCCTTAGACGATTAGGGATGTAA
- a CDS encoding RlmE family RNA methyltransferase, whose translation MVKRAELKHDRFYKEAKTVGYRSRSAFKLLQISKKFTLIKSGDVVVDLGAAPGGWSQIARELVGEHGLVVSVDLLSMAPIAGVVVLKGDITNEETISTIHEALASHERKAVDVVISDVAPQLSGNKELDQYRSCELSTAALNVATALVKNNGNFVTKIFQGEYYPEFYKSVKEKFRSVKAYAPEASRKRSAEVYVVGKGYKQRLNSS comes from the coding sequence ATGGTAAAACGAGCAGAGTTAAAGCACGATCGGTTTTACAAGGAGGCGAAAACAGTGGGATACCGGTCGCGGTCCGCATTCAAACTGCTGCAGATATCCAAGAAGTTCACGCTCATCAAGTCGGGTGACGTTGTCGTGGATCTCGGCGCAGCACCAGGCGGCTGGTCACAAATCGCACGCGAGTTGGTTGGTGAGCACGGTTTGGTTGTGAGCGTGGATCTGCTGTCGATGGCACCTATAGCGGGTGTTGTGGTACTGAAGGGAGACATCACCAACGAAGAGACAATCTCGACTATACACGAGGCGCTCGCATCGCACGAGCGAAAAGCGGTAGACGTCGTGATCTCAGACGTAGCGCCGCAGTTGTCGGGTAACAAAGAGTTAGACCAGTATCGATCGTGTGAATTGAGCACGGCCGCTCTCAATGTTGCTACTGCGTTGGTAAAGAACAATGGGAATTTCGTCACGAAGATCTTCCAGGGCGAGTACTACCCCGAATTTTATAAGAGCGTGAAGGAGAAGTTCCGTTCCGTAAAAGCGTATGCACCCGAAGCCTCACGCAAAAGGAGTGCAGAGGTTTATGTGGTGGGGAAGGGGTACAAACAACGCCTGAACTCATCGTGA
- the moaA gene encoding GTP 3',8-cyclase MoaA, which produces MTTREDATGTQERLVDDYGRAIRSLRFSLTSRCCYNCIYCHHEGEGRERHGKKEISAEMVIAIARVASTHFGIRKVKITGGEPLMRTDLAEIVQGMRAFEDDISITTNGVFLQDYAADLAEAGLDRVNVSLDSLKADRYDFVTRTSNNLPQVIEGVYSAIDAGLTPIKLNMVVLKGINDDELVDMMRFVGACNKRGGSGAAILQPIELIPSFDSPLQQYKADFGKVEDELKSKASAVKTRRLQRRKKYFVDGVEVEVVHPIDNTEFCANCSRLRITSDGKLKGCLLRDDNLVPVERTDDEHILNQLRLAMKYREPFFR; this is translated from the coding sequence ATGACAACAAGAGAGGACGCTACTGGAACGCAAGAACGATTGGTCGATGATTACGGCAGGGCGATACGGAGCTTGCGGTTCTCGCTGACGAGCCGGTGCTGCTATAACTGCATTTATTGCCATCACGAGGGCGAGGGACGGGAGAGGCACGGGAAGAAAGAAATCAGCGCCGAGATGGTAATCGCGATCGCTCGTGTTGCGTCCACGCATTTCGGGATACGAAAGGTAAAAATAACCGGTGGCGAGCCGTTGATGCGTACGGACCTCGCGGAGATCGTGCAGGGCATGCGCGCGTTTGAAGATGACATCTCGATAACGACCAACGGCGTCTTCCTGCAGGACTATGCGGCCGACCTCGCTGAGGCGGGCCTCGATAGGGTGAACGTCAGTTTGGATTCGCTTAAAGCGGACCGATACGATTTCGTTACGCGAACAAGCAACAACCTCCCTCAGGTGATTGAGGGCGTTTACAGCGCGATTGATGCGGGCCTCACGCCGATCAAGCTGAATATGGTCGTTTTGAAGGGTATAAATGACGATGAGCTCGTGGATATGATGCGGTTCGTCGGTGCGTGTAACAAACGGGGCGGTAGCGGCGCGGCGATCCTGCAGCCCATCGAGTTGATTCCCTCGTTTGACTCGCCTCTGCAGCAGTACAAGGCGGACTTCGGTAAAGTCGAGGACGAACTCAAATCGAAGGCGTCTGCGGTGAAGACGCGACGGCTGCAGCGCAGGAAGAAGTATTTCGTCGACGGTGTGGAGGTAGAGGTCGTGCACCCGATCGATAACACGGAGTTCTGTGCCAACTGCTCGCGGTTACGAATAACGTCTGATGGCAAGCTCAAAGGCTGTTTGCTGCGAGACGATAATCTCGTTCCCGTGGAGCGGACGGACGACGAGCACATACTCAACCAGTTGCGGTTGGCGATGAAGTATCGAGAGCCGTTCTTTCGGTAA
- a CDS encoding site-2 protease family protein, with product MPIRTSETELKHLVIAWLAIAFAFTLILRRWYPLSLFSIFVISAVTVGFAFIFHELAHKVVAQRYGAWSEFRMAPHMLLLAIATAFLGFIFVAPGAVMIFNPYLTREENGKIAVAGPMINVLLAFLFFALYSLVPYGIVGLIGTFGMTINAWLAVFNLIPISVLDGRKVLAWDKRVYGVAVGIALSTLVVSMIFT from the coding sequence ATGCCGATACGCACGAGCGAAACGGAACTGAAGCATCTGGTGATAGCGTGGCTTGCGATAGCCTTTGCCTTCACCCTTATTCTTCGTCGCTGGTACCCGCTCAGTCTGTTTTCCATATTCGTCATCTCCGCGGTTACCGTTGGCTTTGCCTTTATCTTCCACGAACTCGCGCATAAAGTGGTCGCGCAACGCTACGGCGCGTGGTCTGAATTCAGAATGGCGCCGCATATGCTACTCCTGGCGATAGCCACAGCGTTTCTCGGCTTTATCTTCGTTGCGCCAGGCGCGGTGATGATCTTCAATCCGTATCTCACGCGAGAGGAGAACGGGAAGATAGCGGTAGCAGGGCCGATGATTAACGTGCTCTTAGCGTTCCTCTTCTTCGCGCTCTACAGCCTCGTTCCGTACGGCATAGTCGGCTTGATCGGCACGTTCGGCATGACGATCAATGCCTGGCTTGCCGTCTTTAATCTCATTCCAATCAGCGTCCTAGACGGTCGGAAAGTGTTAGCATGGGATAAGCGCGTCTACGGCGTTGCGGTGGGCATTGCGCTTAGTACGCTGGTTGTGAGTATGATCTTCACCTGA